The stretch of DNA CAGACATTTATGATGGCAAACCGACCGCCGGGGGCGATCGCCTTTTCAACGTCGGCGTCTGACAGCAGGGTCTCACCGGATTTGAGCACGTCGCGCAATGTGTCATTGATGCCGGGGGTCTGACCCAGCTGCCTGAGACGGTCCGGCGCGGAGGTCAGTGTGTAGTCGCCGTGAATAATGTGCGCAGGCTCCTGCACGTTCTGCCCACCGACGACAGCCTTGCCGCCTTTGTGCCCACCGGCAGAGCGCACATTGTGATCAAAGGCCAAAGCCCGGGCGCCCGTGGCGGAGCGCACGATCTCCTCACACTCCGCATAGTAGCGGGTGAGCACATCGCGATGATCCATGAAGTCCAGATCAGGCGTCGCCAGAGGGCGGTCCAGCAGTTCAAAGCCATTGCGCTCACAAGTGAACGTACCGGGATTGGCAAAGCGGGCGTTGTGGACGGTGAGCATATGCTTGTCGACATCAACTCCGGTTGAACTTGCCGTATTGCCGTCCGTGGCACGCTGCATGAGTACCTTGCCGTTGCGGTAAAGCGATGACTCGGCAGTGGGCTTCAGATAATTGAAGCGGCCACGCGTCGTCGGCGCAGGCTCATATGCGTGCTGG from Pyruvatibacter sp. HU-CL02332 encodes:
- a CDS encoding CmcJ/NvfI family oxidoreductase, with translation MSQHAYEPAPTTRGRFNYLKPTAESSLYRNGKVLMQRATDGNTASSTGVDVDKHMLTVHNARFANPGTFTCERNGFELLDRPLATPDLDFMDHRDVLTRYYAECEEIVRSATGARALAFDHNVRSAGGHKGGKAVVGGQNVQEPAHIIHGDYTLTSAPDRLRQLGQTPGINDTLRDVLKSGETLLSDADVEKAIAPGGRFAIINVWRNILAEPVATHPLALCDSQTVAPDDLVVFEIHYEDRIGENYFAKASDAHRMYYFPQMTRDEALLIKQWDSAGPLAQTKGQSGDGSDPDAPCTFSFHTAFHDDDTAADAPDRWSIEVRCIVIYDT